The genomic interval GCGCTTAGCAGGGATGAACTCTTTCAGCGAGCGAACTTCATCGTGCGCCATTGAGTACACTTTGAAGTTACCACATTTCGGGAAATCAAACTCTAGCATACGAGTATGACAAGGAACGCGCTTCCACTCTTCGTTTTCCCAGTAGAAAGAATCCCCTTGGATTTCCAATAGGTTCGTTTCTGGGTCAAAGTTGGTTGCAAATTTCTTACCGTGATCGCCTGCGTTGATGTCCATCACGTCAATGGTATCGATCTCATCAAATAGGTGCTTCACTGCATACGCAGCGAAAACAGAAACAACGCCAGGATCGAAGCCCGCACCAAGGATGCCCGTGATGCCCGCTTCTTCGAACTTAGCACGGTATTTCCACTGCTCGTCGTAAGCTTCTGGTACTTGCTGACCTTCACTACATAGGTCAACCGCTACCGATGTATCTAGGTAAGACACTTTCGCTTGGTAACACGCTTCCATAATGGTCAGGTTTACCCAAGGAGGGCCTGCATTGATAACCAAGTCAGGTTTTACTTCCTTGATCAGTGCAACCAGCGAGTCCACATCGTCAGCATTCACAGCACGAGCTTCAAGTTTCTTACTTGAATCTTTCAGGTTGTTACGACCATGAATCGATTCAATGATCTTTTCACACTTGTCTAAAGTGCGAGAAGCGATAGTAATGTCACCTAGAACATCGTTGTTTTGTGCTGCTTTGTGTGCAATTACCCAGCCTACGCCGCCTGCACCAATTTGTAAAATTGCCATAGTTTTCCGTTACCTTTATTGCGCTAGCTCAGCCGCTAGAGTGTTGATTTTAGATAGTAAAGATTCAAAATCTGACATCTTCAGACATGGGTTAAGAATCGTGAATTTCAGCGCTGTTTTGCCATCAACGATTGTTTCACCCAGGACTGCCACACCGCGAGTCAGTGCCTCCAGTCTCAGCGTTTTATTCAACTCATCCAGATCCGAACCTAGAGTAGAACGGAACAAGACAGTGGATAGTGAAGGCTCAGCCAATAATTCGAAGCCTTCTGTATTACGCACTAAGTCAGCCACCTCAAGTGTTTGACCTAGAATGTGGTCGTACATCGCGCCTAGCGCTTTCGGACCCACGTTTTGCATCGTCATGAACACTTTCAAAGCGTCAAAACGTTTAGTAGTCGCGATCGATTTGTCCACCAAGTTCGGCAGTTCATCGTGTTCGCGGTTTAAGTAATCGGCATGGTGCAACAAGAACTTGAAGTTCTGCTTGTCGTTAACAAGCACAGCACCACAACTGATTGTTTGATAGAACAGTTTGTGGAAATCAACACTCACTGATTGCGCACGCTCAACCCCTTTTAAGCGCGCTTTCTGACTGCTCAGAATCAGAGCACCACCGTACGCACCATCAACGTGCATCCACAGGTCGTGTTTTTCTGCCACGTCAGCAATGGTGTTCAAATCGTCAATCGCACCGTGGTCTGTCGTACCGGCTGTACCCACAACAGCAAATGGAATCAAACCTTCGGCTTTCGCCTGCTCTACCGCAGCTTCCAGCTTAGTCACATCCATTGTGCCATTGGCGTGTGCATCGATGGTCAAAACCGCTTTTTCGCCCAAGCCCATCCAAGAAGCGGATTTTTGCACTGTGAAGTGCGACTTCTTAGAACAGATAATGCGCAGTTTGTCAGCGTAATCTGGAAGACCAAGCTTCTGGATTGAGTGGCCACTCAGTTTGTCTGCAATCCAATCACGAGCCAGCATTAGGCCCATTTGGTTGCTTTGAGTACCGCCACTGGTGAAGATACCGTCTGCTTTCGCACCCAGCTCATACTTGTCGCACAGCCAGTTAATCACTTTCTGTTCAACGTAAGTAGCAGATGAAGATTGATCCCATGAATCCATAGATTGATTCAATGCTGCGATCATTGCTTCTGCAGCCACCGCTGGCATCAGTGGAGGCGTGTGCAAATGCGCGATACAGTCAGGGTGCTGAGTAAAGATAGAGTTCTTAACAACGAGCTCTGTTGTTTCGTCGATGATCGCTTTAAGTGGTGCGTTTTTGTTGTCTAGATCAACCGCGTAAATCGCAGATTCTAACGCTTTCGGATCCATACCTGAGTAAGGTGCATCCACTTCTTCAAACGCATTCTTCAGTGCCGCAGTCGTGTGGTTCATCACCGATGCGAACTCTTTGCTACCGTTTACGCCGGTGTGGATAAAGTGTTTTTTCCACTCGGCATTTTCTTCAACCGCTTTTAGATTGCCACCCGCCGCGAGAATCGCTTCTTCCAAAATGCGTAGGGCAAAATCAAGCTGCTCAAAAGAGATGATCAGAGGAGGAAGGAAACGGATAACCGAACCGTCACGACCGCCTTTCTCGACCATCAAACCGCGCTCTAGCGCAGCACGTTGAATGGCAAGAGTCAGCTGACCATCAGAAACAGGCTCACCAAACTTATTCAACTCTGAGCCTGGCTTACGGATTTCAACGCCCAGCATCAAGCCTTTGCCACGAACTTCCGCAATACAATCGACGCGTTGTTGGATTTTTTCCAAGCCGTGACGTAGGTACTGACCTGCCACATTTGCGTGTTCAACAAGCTTATCACGCGTGATAATTTCAAGCGCTTTTGCACCAGAAACCATCGCGAGCTGGTTACCACGGAAGGTACCCGTGTGTTCACCCGGACGCCATGTGTCATGCTTTTTGTTAATCACTAGTAGCGACATTGGTAGACCACCACCAATGGCTTTAGATAGACACAATACGTCAGGCACAATGCCCGCTTCTTCAAACGCGAAGTGATAACCTGATTTGCCAACACCACATTGGATTTCGTCGAAAATCAATAGCATACCGTGTTCGTCACAGATACGACGAAGTTCACGTAACCAAAAAGCTGGAGCAGGAATAACACCGCCTTCACCTTGAACAGGCTCAACAATGATTGCTGCAGGTTTCATGATACCCGCCTCGTCATCGTTAAGAAGACGTTCGATGTAGCGGATACTCGCTTTTGCACCTTCGTCACCACCCAGTCCAAACGGACAGCGTAGGCTGTATGGGAAAGGCATAAAATGCACATCCGACATCAAACCAGTACGACGAGCTTTGGTATTCAAGTTACCCATCATACCCATGGTACCGTTCGTCATACCGTGGTATGCACCGCGGAAAGCAAACATGGTGTTGCGACCAGTGGTTTGTTTCGCCAGTTTGATGGCCGCTTCCACAGCATCCGCGCCAGATGGGCCACAAAACTGGATCACACAGTTGCTGCCAAGCTCTTCAGGTAGGAAGGCTTTTACCGATTTGATGAAATTGGTTTTTGCTGTCGTCGCAATATCAAGTGTTTGATATGGAAGACCAGAATCGAGCTGCTCTTTTAGCGCTTGATTGATTTCCGGGTGGTTGTAACCCAGTGCCAAAGTACCCGCACCAGCAAGACAGTCCAAAAAGATCTGACCACGAGTATCTTCCACTAGACAGCCATAAGCCTGCTTAATTGCGATAGGCAAACGGCGTGGGTAAGAACGTACTTCTGACTCGTGCTCAGCCTGATCAAGTAACACTTGATCTGGCGTTAAATCATAAATTCCTTCAACAACAGGAACTTGAGAAGAAAAGATAGTCGCGATAGTGTTAGTATCGACTTCAAAGGCGGTGCTCATACATTTTCCCTTGAAATAAAAAAAATGATTCTCGCCCCCGGCGCACTCAGTAACTCTTAGTACGTAATTGGGACATGACCAAGCCTTCCGATTGGCGTTAAATAACGGGTACGGAATAGCGACCATTACATCGAATGGTAAAGTATCGGTCTTAAAATCAAGGCTCGGTAATGCTTCTGTTTTGCAAAACAGGGCATTCAGGAAGTATGAAGCTGATTAATGTGTGATTATTAAAAAAGTTCAACGTTGGGTTTCCCATTTACATGCCGCTGCTTAAGCAACATTAGTATCCCGTCTATCGACAAAAGGCTCTGTCGATACCTACCCTACGTAGTGTCACAATCAGCTTGAATGGTCACTACGCGTGTCCCCCAGAACTACTGTCCGAGATTGCGCGCGAATTTAGCACAATTAGAAATAGACTGGCAACAAGTTTTAATAATAATTTTGCTGATTAGCTCGCACTATAAAATGCAAGAATAGAGAATAACAAGAAGAAAACGGGACGAAACGACACCACACGGGCAACATCGACTTGAAGAATCGCTGAAAACAAAAAAGCCCAGCATTTCTGCTGAGCTTTTGTGTTTGGAGCGACACACGAGGTTCGAACTCGTGACCTCAACCTTGGCAAGGTTGCGCTCTACCAACTGAGCTAGTGTCGCATCTGTTCTTTCGAACGATATTAAATGGTGCCCCGGGCCGGACTTGAACCGGCACGACTCGAAAGTCGAGGGATTTTAAATCCCTTGTGTCTACCAATTTCACCACCAGGGCACACAAAACTTGTTATGGCTTGCACCATTTCGATATCGCTTTCGCCATATCTTAAAATTTGGAGCGACACACGAGGTTCGAACTCGTGACCTCAACCTTGGCAAGGTTGCGCTCTACCAACTGAGCTAGTGTCGCAAATGGAGGCGCGTCCCGGAGTCGAACCGAGGTCCACGGATTTGCAATCCGCTGCATAGCCCCTCTGCCAACGCGCCTTACATCACCCTTAAGAGGTTGCTCTCTCTTGGGTACGGGATGCATTCTACCCATTCATTAAAACGAGTCAACACTATTTTTTTGTTTTTTAAATCGTTTGAGCACAAAATATGCTAAAAGCCACAAATTGCTCATTTTAAAGGCAGACTTTTCCCACATAGAGTCAAGATTATCTAGAATAATCCTTGTCTTACACAACTTATACTTACGCCTTGATCGTGAACTTCACGCATAAAAAAACGGGCTTGCGCCCGTTTTCTCTATATTAGTGATGTTCTTCATTCAACAAGTCATCTTTCGCGGCCATCAAATACTGCACCATCGACCAGTAAGTTAGGAATGTGGCAATGTACAATGCACCGAAACCTAACCAAACCATCCAATCGTCATAACGCCAGATCAATACCCAAAGCGCAAACATTTGACTCACGGTTTTTACCTTGCCCACCCAAGAAACCGCAACGCTGGCACGCTTACCAATTTCTGCCATCCACTCACGCAGTGCTGAAATGATGATTTCTCTTGCAATCATGGTCACGGCTGGAATCGTTACCCAGATGGAATGATAGTGCTCTGTAATCAAAATCAAAGCGGTTGCCACTAGTACTTTATCCGCCACTGGATCGATAAACGCACCGAAACGAGACGTTTGACCCAGTTTTCTCGCTAACATCCCATCGAGCCAATCGGTAAAACCGGCAACCCAAAACACCATTGCCGCAGCAAAAGGAGCCCATGAATAGGGAAGATAAAACGCAACGACAAACACTGGGATGAGAAATAATCTCATTAGTGACAATATGTTGGGGATGTTCAAACGCATATTATTATTCTCTTACACTTTGCGCGCTAATGGTGCTGGATTTTCACTATTGTTTCAATGCTTGATAGATAATTTCTGCCAAAGAGTGACTGATGCCCGGCACTTTGGCGATTTCTTCAACACTTGCGCGCTTGAGCTCTTGTAAGCCTCCCGTGTATTTCAACAGCGCCTGACGGCGTTTGGGCCCTACGCCTTCAATGCCCTCTAACGCACTCGTTTTGCGCGTTTTTCCGCGCTTCGCTCTGTGCCCAGCGATTGCATGATTGTGGCTTTCATCACGGATGTGCTGGATTAAATGTAGAGCCGGAGCATCACTTGGCAAATGAAACTCATCGCCATCAACCGTAATCAAAGTTTCCAAACCTGGTTTACGAGTGACCCCTTTTGCGATACCGATCATGACGGGTCGCTTCGGCCAATCTCCCCAGTATTGCGCGATGATTTCGTGTGCTCGATTAAGTTGTCCTTTACCACCATCAATAAAAATAACGTCTGGAATTTTCTCGACATCCAGTTGTTTGGCGTAACGACGCTCTAAAGCTTGTCCCATGGCTGCATAGTCGTCACCACCTGTGATTCCGGTAATATTGTAGCGACGATACTCTTGCTTAACCGGACCTTCACTGTTGAACACCACACAAGAGGCAATCGTACTTTCGCCCATGGTATGAGAAATATCAAAGCACTCCATACGAGCAATCGAGTCCATCGCAAGGACGTCACGCAATGCCTTAAAGCGTTGATTGATCGTCATCTTGTGATTGATTTTGGTCGTCATTGCCGTCAACGCGTTGGTATTCGACAATTTGAGGTAACGACCACGAGACCCAGATGGCGAGGTATGAAACTGTACTTTCCGCCCAGCGACATCACTGAGCGCCAGCTGAATCGCCTCGACATCCGCAGCCAGTTCCTGATTGAGAATGATGCGCGATGGAATCGTCCGAGCTTCGTTGTGGCTCAAATAGTATTGCGTCAAGAAGCTGTCAAACACTTCTTGCGCATTGGTGTTTTGAGGAATCTTAGGAAAATGACTGCGACTTCCCAGAACCTTACCTTGGCGAATCATCAAGATATGGATGCATGCAATGCCGTTTTCTTGTGCAAAACCGAGCACATCCATATCTTCTTGGCTATCTTCCGAAACGTATTGTTGTTCCTGAACGCGACGAATCGCTTGGATCTGATCACGAAATTTTGCCGCATCTTCAAATTTAAGCTGCTGGCTTGCCAGTTCCATCTTCTGCACTAAAAGCTCTAGAACTTGGTTATCTTTACCTTGTAAAAATAGACGTAAGTAACCCACTAGCTCGGCATAATCGACATCAGAAATGACACTGCTGACACATGGGCCTGCACAGCGACCAATCTGGTACATCAAACAAGGACGTGTTCGATTCGCATAGACGGTGTCTTCACACTGTCTCACCGGGAAAATCTTCTGGATCAAGTGCAAGGTTTCACGTACTGCACCAGAGTCCGGATAAGGTCCGAAATACTCGCCTTTTTTCTTCTTAGCACCACGATGCAGAGATACCCTAGGATGGCGATGAGCACTAAGGAAAATATAGGGATAAGACTTATCGTCTCGCAGCAGGACGTTATACTTCGGCAAATATTGCTTAATGTAATTGTGCTCAAGAATCAGCGCTTCCGTTTCTGTGTGCGTCACGGTCACATCAATTTTGGCAATATTACTCACCAACGCTTTGGTTTTTTCGCTGTCGACTTTTTT from Vibrio vulnificus NBRC 15645 = ATCC 27562 carries:
- a CDS encoding carboxynorspermidine synthase; amino-acid sequence: MAILQIGAGGVGWVIAHKAAQNNDVLGDITIASRTLDKCEKIIESIHGRNNLKDSSKKLEARAVNADDVDSLVALIKEVKPDLVINAGPPWVNLTIMEACYQAKVSYLDTSVAVDLCSEGQQVPEAYDEQWKYRAKFEEAGITGILGAGFDPGVVSVFAAYAVKHLFDEIDTIDVMDINAGDHGKKFATNFDPETNLLEIQGDSFYWENEEWKRVPCHTRMLEFDFPKCGNFKVYSMAHDEVRSLKEFIPAKRIEFWMGFGDRYLNYFNCMRDIGLLSPEPLTLHDGTVVQPLQVLKAMLPDPTSLAPGYTGLTCIGTWVQGKKDGKARSVFIYNNADHEVAYKDVEHQAIAYTTGVPAITAALQYFRGAWAEAGVFNMEQLDPDPFLETMPAIGLDWDVLELTPGQPTIHTLK
- a CDS encoding pyridoxal phosphate-dependent class III aminotransferase, which translates into the protein MSTAFEVDTNTIATIFSSQVPVVEGIYDLTPDQVLLDQAEHESEVRSYPRRLPIAIKQAYGCLVEDTRGQIFLDCLAGAGTLALGYNHPEINQALKEQLDSGLPYQTLDIATTAKTNFIKSVKAFLPEELGSNCVIQFCGPSGADAVEAAIKLAKQTTGRNTMFAFRGAYHGMTNGTMGMMGNLNTKARRTGLMSDVHFMPFPYSLRCPFGLGGDEGAKASIRYIERLLNDDEAGIMKPAAIIVEPVQGEGGVIPAPAFWLRELRRICDEHGMLLIFDEIQCGVGKSGYHFAFEEAGIVPDVLCLSKAIGGGLPMSLLVINKKHDTWRPGEHTGTFRGNQLAMVSGAKALEIITRDKLVEHANVAGQYLRHGLEKIQQRVDCIAEVRGKGLMLGVEIRKPGSELNKFGEPVSDGQLTLAIQRAALERGLMVEKGGRDGSVIRFLPPLIISFEQLDFALRILEEAILAAGGNLKAVEENAEWKKHFIHTGVNGSKEFASVMNHTTAALKNAFEEVDAPYSGMDPKALESAIYAVDLDNKNAPLKAIIDETTELVVKNSIFTQHPDCIAHLHTPPLMPAVAAEAMIAALNQSMDSWDQSSSATYVEQKVINWLCDKYELGAKADGIFTSGGTQSNQMGLMLARDWIADKLSGHSIQKLGLPDYADKLRIICSKKSHFTVQKSASWMGLGEKAVLTIDAHANGTMDVTKLEAAVEQAKAEGLIPFAVVGTAGTTDHGAIDDLNTIADVAEKHDLWMHVDGAYGGALILSSQKARLKGVERAQSVSVDFHKLFYQTISCGAVLVNDKQNFKFLLHHADYLNREHDELPNLVDKSIATTKRFDALKVFMTMQNVGPKALGAMYDHILGQTLEVADLVRNTEGFELLAEPSLSTVLFRSTLGSDLDELNKTLRLEALTRGVAVLGETIVDGKTALKFTILNPCLKMSDFESLLSKINTLAAELAQ
- the pgsA gene encoding CDP-diacylglycerol--glycerol-3-phosphate 3-phosphatidyltransferase; the protein is MRLNIPNILSLMRLFLIPVFVVAFYLPYSWAPFAAAMVFWVAGFTDWLDGMLARKLGQTSRFGAFIDPVADKVLVATALILITEHYHSIWVTIPAVTMIAREIIISALREWMAEIGKRASVAVSWVGKVKTVSQMFALWVLIWRYDDWMVWLGFGALYIATFLTYWSMVQYLMAAKDDLLNEEHH
- the uvrC gene encoding excinuclease ABC subunit UvrC, translated to MTQIFDSVSFLKTVTHQPGVYRMYNAEAVVIYVGKAKDLKKRLSSYFRKKVDSEKTKALVSNIAKIDVTVTHTETEALILEHNYIKQYLPKYNVLLRDDKSYPYIFLSAHRHPRVSLHRGAKKKKGEYFGPYPDSGAVRETLHLIQKIFPVRQCEDTVYANRTRPCLMYQIGRCAGPCVSSVISDVDYAELVGYLRLFLQGKDNQVLELLVQKMELASQQLKFEDAAKFRDQIQAIRRVQEQQYVSEDSQEDMDVLGFAQENGIACIHILMIRQGKVLGSRSHFPKIPQNTNAQEVFDSFLTQYYLSHNEARTIPSRIILNQELAADVEAIQLALSDVAGRKVQFHTSPSGSRGRYLKLSNTNALTAMTTKINHKMTINQRFKALRDVLAMDSIARMECFDISHTMGESTIASCVVFNSEGPVKQEYRRYNITGITGGDDYAAMGQALERRYAKQLDVEKIPDVIFIDGGKGQLNRAHEIIAQYWGDWPKRPVMIGIAKGVTRKPGLETLITVDGDEFHLPSDAPALHLIQHIRDESHNHAIAGHRAKRGKTRKTSALEGIEGVGPKRRQALLKYTGGLQELKRASVEEIAKVPGISHSLAEIIYQALKQ